Within Marinilabiliales bacterium, the genomic segment TCGGTTTCAAAACCATCCACTTCGGCCGTGAATAATTTTCCGGCAACGGTCATGTCCGTTCAGCCGGCGCGTGTCGGGACCGAGGTAATGGTTGATACAGGCATGGAGCTTGGTGTGCTGGTTTCGGAAGAGTCGGTGGCATCACTGGGACTCGTGCCGGGAAAAAAAGTGTGGGTCAGCCTGAAGGCATCGGCAATCAAATACATCAGAAGATGAGGGTGTTGAAGAATATGCTTATTGCAGGCGGTACAGGCCGCAATGCCGGAAAAACAGAGTATCTGTGCCGTATCATCGGCAGACTGTCGGGCGATAAGGAGATCATTACCCTGAAAATATCCGGCATAAAACCCGGTAATGACACCTGTCACGGCCGGCATGGCCCCCCGCCCGAGAAATTCCGGCTGATTGAGGAGACCTGCCGTGACGGTGTGAAGGACAGCTCGAAGATGCTGCTGGCCGGGGCAGCCAGGGCATTTTATCTTCGGACAAGGGATGAGTTCCTGGAAGAGGCGCTGGACCACTTTTTAAAGGCCGTCGGCCAGCATGCTTTTATTCTGGCCGAATCTGCCAGGCTCAGAAAGATAGTCCGCCCCGGCCTCTTCATAATGGTCAGGAGGGAGGGTGATGAGGACACTATGAAGAGCGTTGCAGATCTCATCCATCTGGCAGATGTTACGGTCAGTTCAGACGGCGCATCATTTGACCCGCAGCCTGAAAGGATCATACTGGATGAAAAGGGTTGGCATCTTGACGGTGACTGAGCTCCGGCCCGGACAGCAAGGTAAGGTGAGTATAATTGCTTATTTTTGTATGGCGTTCAGTAAAAAAATATGATGTCTATGAAATCGTTAGAAGAAGCCCTCAGGATTGTTGGAGGAAATGCTGTAAGAATGAGGGATGAAAAGGTCCCTTTCAGTGAGGCAGTTGGCCGGGTGCTTGCAGAGGATGTCATATCAGATACCGACATGCCGCCCTTTAACAAATCGGCAATGGACGGATTTGCCTGCAGGCGTGAAGACCTTGGGTCCAGGCTCAGGGTGACTGAAACAATAAAGGCGGGTGATATATCGCAAGAGCGGATCGGGCCGGGAATGTGTGCGAGGATAATGACAGGTGCCCGTGTCCCCGATGGAGCAGATTGTGTCGTAATGGTTGAGCATACCGTTAATGAGGGAGAAGATCATATCAGATTTACAGGGGGCAAAACAGCCGTGAACATTGCATTCAAGGGCGAGGATATGAGGGAGGGCAGCGTTGCCCTTGAGAAAGGGACCCTTCTCAGGCCGCAGCATATAGCAATTCTTGCTTCGGCAGGCTGTACCCGCCCAATTGTTTACAGGCAACCAAGGGTTGCTGTTCTGACAACGGGCGACGAGATCGTTGAGCCGGATATTAAACCGCAGGGCACCTCCATACGTAACAGCAACGGGAGTCAGTTGATGGCCCAGGTGGCTGCTGCCGGCTGTGCCGGAGACTACAGGGGGATTGCAGGCGACAGCATTGACGAAACAATGGCAGCCGTTACAGCTGCTATGAAGGAAAACGATGTTCTGCTTATTACCGGCGGGGTGTCGATGGGCGATTTTGATTTTGTTCCCCATGTTCTCAAAGAAGCCGGGTTTGAGTTGTTTTTTGAAAAGGTGGCGGTAAAACCGGGCCGTCCGACCGTGTTCGGGCGCAGGGAAAATGTTTTTGTTTTCGGGCTGCCTGGCAACCCCGTTTCATCATTCACCATATTTGAGCTTCTGGTTAAGCCCCTGGTTTATACCATGAGCGGCCATAATTACCGTCCCCCGGTATTGCGGTTTCCCATTGCAGTCGACTACAGCAGAAAGAAAGCCGACCGGGTGGCATGGTCGCCGGTAATTGTAACTGAAGGAGGCGGGGTGATGCCTGTGGAATATCATGGTTCGGCCCATATACATGCGCTTACTGATGCATGGGGACTGATGGCAATGCCTGCAGGTGTCTTTTCATACAAAAAAGGAGATTTGGTTGATGTTAGACAGTTATAACAGGAGGATAAATTACCTGCGCGTTTCGGTAACGGACAGGTGCAATCTGCGGTGCCGGTATTGCATGCCCTGTGGTGATTTTGTTATGCTCAGGCATGAAGATATCCTGCGTTTCGCCGAAATAGCAGAGGTTGTTCGCGAGGGCGCTGCCATGGGAATTGACAGGGTGCGGATAACCGGCGGCGAGCCATTGGTTAGAAGGGATATAGTGAAACTTACGGGTATGATTGCTTCCGTAAAAGGGATAAAAGATCTGTCAATGACCACCAACGGTATTTTGCTTGAAAGATTTGCCGGCCCGCTTCGGGAGGCGGGACTGATGCGGGTGAATGTAAGCCTTGACACAATGGACAGGTCTAGGTTCAGTGAGCTTACCTCGGGTGGCAATATTGACGATGTGATAAGGGGTATAGATGCCGCTCTGTCGGCCGGGCTTGGCCCGGTAAAGATAAACTGTGTAGTTAACAGTTCGACCGGTTTTTCAGGTTCATCCGACGCCGGGGCCGTAAAGGAGTTTGCAGAAAACAGGGGGCTTCAGGTTAGATTTATCCACCAGATGGACCTCGACGGCGGTGAGTTTTCGGTTGTCGAAGGAGGTGAAGGTGGCGACTGCTCCAGGTGCAACCGGCTGAGGCTGACTGCCAGCGGCAAAGTCAAGCCCTGCCTTTTCAGCGATATAGGCTTTGATGTACGCACCCTCGGGGCGCGAAATGCCCTGCTTGCCGCGGTTACATACAAACCGGAGCATGGAACTGCATGCAGTAAAGATCATTTTTATAATATCGGAGGATGACCAGAATGGACAGGAAACTGACACATACCGACAACAAGGGCAGGGCCGCGATGGTTGATGTCGGCCACAAATCCGAGCAATTGCGGATTGCGACGGCACGCGGTTTTATAAGGATGCAGCCCACGACGGTTGAGCTTGTACGCCTGAACAGTATAAAAAAAGGTGATGTTTTGAAGGTGGCCGAGATTGCAGGAATTCAGGCGGCAAAGCAGACACCTGCCCTTATCCCCCTGTGCCATAACCTTGAATTGTCGCAGGTAATTGTTACAGCTTCAATAATGGATGACGGCATTGAGGTTAGGACGGAATGCAGGTGTACGGGCAGAACCGGCGTTGAGATGGAGGCGCTTACCGCTGCCGGTATTGCCTTGCTTACTATATACGACATGTGCAAATCGGCCGACAAGACAATGGTGATAGAGGGAATATCGCTGACCGGAAAATCAAAAAAGGAGGTCCGGTAATGGAAAAATCATTTACCCCGCAATCAAAGCTCATGGTTCTGCTACCGGTCATCCTGGTATGGGTGCTGTGCAGCTGCGGCAACCGGAAGACATATGACTTCAGCAGGACACCATCTTTTTCAGGCGATAATGTAAACGCTGTAATAGAGATACCGGCAGGAACAAACCGGATAATAACATGGGACCCCGGACAGCGTGCATTCATTACCGGGCAGCAGGAGCATACAGGCAGGGAGATGGTTGATTTTTTGCCTTTTCCTGCCAACTATGGCTTTGTGCCCGGGACATTCACCGATCCGGTTTTGGGTGGTGACGGCCGGCCGGTCGGTATAATGGTCATTTGCGAATCTCTTCCCACAGGCACACTTATAGAGGTTGTGCCGGTACTGGTCTTCTATTTCGACGATGACGAAGGGCCGCGCAACAGGCTTACTGATCCGGTTGTTTTAGCCGTGCCTGCAAGTAAAACGCTGCGTGTCATACAGGCGGTAACATACGAGGAGCTGTTTGATGATTATCCTGACATTGTAGATATTGTTGTCAGATGGTTTACTTCCTGCAAAGGAAAAGATGTCAGGCAGCTGCGTGCTATGGGTGACGGTGATGTCGCACTGAATGAAATAAAAAAGTGGGAGGTAAGGAGGTTCTGATTCAATTTATGATGAAAAGAAAAACACTGACAGTAGTCTCTGTAAACATATCAGAGGTCAAGGGTACCGTAAAAAAACCCGCACCGTTCATTCAACTGGGTGACAAAGGAATTGAGGGTGATGCTCATGCCGGATTCTGGCACAGGCAGGTAAGCCTGCTGGGAGAGGAGAGTGTAAAGAGATTTGCAAAGGAGCTGGGAAGGGTGCCCGGGCCGGGTGAGTTTGCAGAAAACATTACCACCAGGGGGCTGGAGCTTAAAGACGCATTGCCATTAGACAGGATCGTATCAGAAAATGCCGGGCTGGAGATAACCCAGATCGGCAAGAAATGCCATGGTACGGGTTGCGCCATTTATAACGAGACCGGCAACTGTGTGATGCCAAAGGAGGGGGTGTTCGCCAGGGTAATCAGGGGAGGAAGGCTTAAAGCCGGCGATCGTATTGAATATGTGCCCCGTCTCTACCGTTTTCTGGTGATCACCCTGAGCGACAGGGCCAGCAGCGGCGAATATGAAGACAGGAGCGGTCCCGCCATTAACAGTTTTCTGGAGGGGCATTTTGAACAGCTTAAAAGAGGAATACAGACTGATAATGTTATTATGCCTGATGATGCGGTGAAGCTGCGTGATCTGCTGGAGAAATCCTGCACGGGGCAGTATGACTTTATTATAACTACAGGCGGCACCGGTGTCGGTGTCCGGGATATCTGTCCGGATGTCGTCAGGCCGATGCTTGACAAGGAGATACCTGGTATTATGGAGATGATCAGGGTGAAGTATGGCGCCGATAAGCCCAATGCACTTCTCAGCAGGGGGGTGGCCGGACTTATGGGGTCTGCCTTTGTCTACACCCTTCCCGGAAGCGTCAGGGCGGTTAACGAGTATATGACAGAGATAGTTAAGACGATGGACCACCTGCTCTTTATGTACCACGGAATAGATGCACACTGACAGTGGTGCGGATCCTGGCCCCGGAGCAGACTGCTTGCCGGTCCTGTGCGGATATGTAAATGCCTGTGCTTACGCCTCAAAGGTTCCTGATGGTGTGTAAGAATAATGATGCGGGTCCCTGTCCTGGCGGGAGGTGGCAAGGTTGCCTGAACCGGACAATTTTTACCGCGTCTAAATAAAGGGGGTTCGATTGCAAAATTATTTTACAAAATGATTTTTTAATATATTTGCAGTCCCTTAAAGGTACCATAGCTCAGTTGGTAGAGCAACGGACTGAAAATCCGTGTGTCCCTGGTTCGATTCCAGGTGGTACCACACCGCAAGGCAGCCTGAGGCTGCCTTTGTCTGTTTTACAGCCCTGGAATCGATCTCCCGCTACAGCCTGGCTCCTCGCTAAATCAGCCCCCCGGGCTGATTTTTAACGCTCGGCCCGGTTCGATTCCAGGTGGTACCACACCGCAAGGCAGCCTGAGGCTGCCTTGCTCATTTACCCAGTAATTTGTTAAGGTAGATAGCTGTTTCTACCAGTGCCTGTTCGTCATTCCCTGTCCTCCGGCTCCTGCGCAGAAGTTGCCTGAGCTCATTTCTCTTCTCAGGGAAGGCCCTGTATAGAGATCTCCTGTTTATATTGTCAAGCCTTATCGCAGTGTTTCCAGGAAGCAAAAAGTAATATACAGGATCTGATTCAATTTCGGCGAAGATATATCTGGAGCGGCCCCTTCTCTCGTAGATGTCCCTGATCTTCACTATTCTCCTGTGGACATAGAGAGAAACAGTATCACTGAACAGCACCTCAACGAACAGGTCTCCCATGCCCGGCAATCCAAGTGCAGCACGTTCAATCTTTTTGAATTGCAGTTTTTCTCCGGTCTCAGGTATGGTAAGTGTGAATCCTGATAACTGGCTGCGGTCAAGTATTATGTGCTGCATATTTCTTTCATGGAGCCAGAGAACATCATCACGGTATCCGTCGTACTTCAGTTTTATGTTGCCAACAATGGATCCGTTGCTGAGTATTATTTCACCATCCAGCCACTCATCAATTAAGTACGGGTTTCCCCTGAACATCCCCCCGGGCTGCGTAATCTCTCCCGGGAGAGGCGCGACGGGATCCTGGCCGGATACCAATGCGGCAAAAAACATAAGTGCAATTACCGGGGCTGTTATTTTAATGTATGACATCAGTTAAACAATTTACTCTACAACTATTTTTAAATATTCGCTGAAAGGATTACCAAAGCTGGAAAGACCTTCGACTTTCACGATATATGTTCCGGCAAGATCTCCTGAATAAAATCTCAGCTCCTTTTTTTCCTCCCCGTAGCTGAAGATGATTTCAGGTTCCCAGTAGAGTGTTTGTCTGAAATCAGGATCATTCCTTTCGGGGTCTTCCTCATAGGCCGGCGGCATAATAGTTGACCGGGGTATCACTTCAGGAATATCTGCAACTATATAGGGGCCTGAGGAAGTGACATCAAGGTATGCTTCGTTGGTGCTTTTTATGGATATGATCCCCGAAAATTCTGCATCTCCATACCTCCAGGGATAGTTGTGCACCTCGATGACCCCAATATCTTGCGAACCGAGGTGGATAATATCCTCGGGCCTCATGATATGAACCCCATCCAGAAACAGGGCCGGGGCATCATCAAAATAGGTCCCGGTCCGGGAATTTACCAGTCGTGAAACAAGTCTGTCCCCCCTGTAACGCATCTGCCACTGGGGCACCAGCTCCCGGGCGATCTCCATCAGATTGTCAAGCGGGATGAAGTTCTCAGGGAACACCCTGTTGGCCGGCCTTGAGTAAAGCAGCGGCCTGCGAAACTGCCATGGATCAGGGCCGGGCTTTTCATGGTGCAATGAAATGCCGAAAAGTTTGTTGATCGTCGTGATATCCTGGCTCTTTTTTATTGTTTCCGTTGACGGAAGAGCTCTGATTCCCCTTCCGGGGATATAAGGAGGGGCAGTATCAAACTCATCATTCAGTGTAATTGAGCAAATGCCTGACATTTCAGGGGTTTGGGGACTAATATACACCTGGCTGGTCTCATGGTAATCATTCAACACAAAGCTGAATGTTCCGTTCGAACAGGTTACTGTGTGGTAGAGGTTGACCATCTCTCCTGCCATAGTGAGAAAAAGTCCCAGACCGGGCATTGGGGCTCCGGTTTCATTCGACCTTGCCATGCCCCTTATTTGCAGTCCTCCCCGTATTGCGGTATGCTGGTGGCGTTCAGAACTGTTACCCTTTGGATCCGGACTGCCATGTTCACCGGCAGAAATGCCATCGGGGCACCAGAGGAGGGTCTCCTCTCTTGCTGCACTCAGCGATGCCCATACCGGGTACTCGTTGTGAGGTTCCGTCTCAAGGCTTATTATTACCGGCTCTCTTGTCCCGTAACGTTTTCTGTTGCTGCTGATCCTGATATTGGGTTCTTCCGGGGTATATTTTGGATCGTGACTTCTTCTTTCATTACCCTTTAAATAACCGGAGGATTTTATGAACTCATCCATGTCACTGTCAAAGCGGTTTGCAATCATCACCTCCCTTCCTGACGGTATGGGACTGACACCGGCTGTTGCAGTGCCTTCAAAACAGATGATCTGGTAGATGCCGGTTGACAGTGTATCATCCAGGTAGATGCCTCCCCATGCATATCCTCGGTCTACCGCTGCTATGCCTTTCTTAACGGTATTGCCGCCTGAGCCTCTGAGTGCTATAAAGGCCAGCCTTCCGGTCTCGCCCGGTATTACGGGTCCCGGAAGTTTTGCTGAAAAGTACAGGTATTCACCGGCAATGTATATGTCCCTGTCAGTATACAGAACCGGGACAGGAAAGTTTGAGGTGATCTCCTTCGGATCTTCGTTGCCGCATGTGGAGATCAACGGAGCCGGAGGCTCAGCTGCTCTTCCCCCGGCAAGGATAACACCGGTTAATAATAGGATACAGAAATTTTTTTTTATTATCATTTTTGCAATGTTTACCGGTCAACCCAGAAACCGGGAGGGTCAAAGAAAATCTTTCCGAAATCAGGTATATGATGCAGATCCTCTGTTTCCCTCAAAGGGTAGTAATCCTGCCATGGTGTCTCGACTACCACGAAGGTCTTCTTTGTGGCCCGCGATACTTCAAACAGACCCAGTGCCAGCCTGCCTGGATCGGATTCGCAATATATATTGGACGGAAGCTGCTTTGCCATCGGGTCAAAAAGCCTGCCCTCCGAACGGATCTGTCCGTGCGCCGAGTGGTAAAAACTCCAGGAGTCCTCATTAAGGGAGAAGAGGCTCAGGAGCAGTATTCTTCTGTGCGGGTCAAAATTTTGTTCCCTGTCGATATACATATCCTGTTCCCTCAGCGACATGAAGGCGACCTCATGGTTTCTCACAACGGCAGTCTCCTGTTCAAAGGCCTCAATATTTATATTTATATTATCGGGCATGTACAGCTTCTTCCATAAATAGTTCTGATGGTTGGCAAAGGTCTCGGTGTACAGCAAAAGGTATTGT encodes:
- a CDS encoding molybdopterin molybdenumtransferase MoeA, with the translated sequence MMSMKSLEEALRIVGGNAVRMRDEKVPFSEAVGRVLAEDVISDTDMPPFNKSAMDGFACRREDLGSRLRVTETIKAGDISQERIGPGMCARIMTGARVPDGADCVVMVEHTVNEGEDHIRFTGGKTAVNIAFKGEDMREGSVALEKGTLLRPQHIAILASAGCTRPIVYRQPRVAVLTTGDEIVEPDIKPQGTSIRNSNGSQLMAQVAAAGCAGDYRGIAGDSIDETMAAVTAAMKENDVLLITGGVSMGDFDFVPHVLKEAGFELFFEKVAVKPGRPTVFGRRENVFVFGLPGNPVSSFTIFELLVKPLVYTMSGHNYRPPVLRFPIAVDYSRKKADRVAWSPVIVTEGGGVMPVEYHGSAHIHALTDAWGLMAMPAGVFSYKKGDLVDVRQL
- a CDS encoding molybdenum cofactor synthesis protein, with the protein product MKRKTLTVVSVNISEVKGTVKKPAPFIQLGDKGIEGDAHAGFWHRQVSLLGEESVKRFAKELGRVPGPGEFAENITTRGLELKDALPLDRIVSENAGLEITQIGKKCHGTGCAIYNETGNCVMPKEGVFARVIRGGRLKAGDRIEYVPRLYRFLVITLSDRASSGEYEDRSGPAINSFLEGHFEQLKRGIQTDNVIMPDDAVKLRDLLEKSCTGQYDFIITTGGTGVGVRDICPDVVRPMLDKEIPGIMEMIRVKYGADKPNALLSRGVAGLMGSAFVYTLPGSVRAVNEYMTEIVKTMDHLLFMYHGIDAH
- a CDS encoding radical SAM protein; this translates as MLDSYNRRINYLRVSVTDRCNLRCRYCMPCGDFVMLRHEDILRFAEIAEVVREGAAMGIDRVRITGGEPLVRRDIVKLTGMIASVKGIKDLSMTTNGILLERFAGPLREAGLMRVNVSLDTMDRSRFSELTSGGNIDDVIRGIDAALSAGLGPVKINCVVNSSTGFSGSSDAGAVKEFAENRGLQVRFIHQMDLDGGEFSVVEGGEGGDCSRCNRLRLTASGKVKPCLFSDIGFDVRTLGARNALLAAVTYKPEHGTACSKDHFYNIGG
- the moaC gene encoding cyclic pyranopterin monophosphate synthase MoaC encodes the protein MDRKLTHTDNKGRAAMVDVGHKSEQLRIATARGFIRMQPTTVELVRLNSIKKGDVLKVAEIAGIQAAKQTPALIPLCHNLELSQVIVTASIMDDGIEVRTECRCTGRTGVEMEALTAAGIALLTIYDMCKSADKTMVIEGISLTGKSKKEVR